One Helianthus annuus cultivar XRQ/B chromosome 12, HanXRQr2.0-SUNRISE, whole genome shotgun sequence genomic region harbors:
- the LOC110893182 gene encoding uncharacterized protein LOC110893182 — protein sequence MSNLAKLEFMALDITGKNYLSWTLDAEIHLNANNLGETIKEGNKTSTQDKAKAMIFLRHHIHESLKNEYLTIKDPLVLWTNLKERYDHQKTVILPRARYEWINLRLQDFKSISEYNSAMFRITSQLILCGENITDKEMLEKTFSTFHASNIVLQQQYRERGFTKYSDLISCLLVAEQNNELLMKNHETRPVGTIPFPEVNVATYNDQSGSHGRGRGYQRGRGHGSRGRGRGRGHGRGRGRAYGKGNYHGVQFKNKRTHQKLHDNEKKSNDERGKKKSGTSSNACYRCGGNNHLAGTCRTARHLVELYQQSIKDKQKGIETNFTYEDGNVDVPSGEKDHTNATNLDYDDFLIEQANLDSGDILADTNQLDACNFPYV from the coding sequence ATGTCGAATCTTGCAAAGCTTGAGTTTATGGCTTTAGACATCACTGGGAAAAATTATTTGTCATGGACTTTGGATGCTGAAATCCATCTAAATGCCAATAACCTTGGGGAAACAATTAAAGAAGGAAATAAAACGAGTACCCAAGATAAGGCAAAGGCAATGATTTTCTTACGCCACCATATTCATGAGTCATTGAAAAATGAATATCTCACTATCAAAGATCCACTCGTCCTATGGACCAATTTAAAAGAAAGGTATGACCATCAGAAAACAGTAATATTACCAAGAGCTCGTTATGAATGGATTAATTTAAGGTTGCAAGACTTTAAGTCTATAAGTGAGTATAACTCAGCAATGTTTAGAATCACGTCACAGTTGATTCTATGTGGAGAAAATATTACTGATAAGGAGATGTTGGAAAAAACATTCTCCACCTTTCACGCCTCAAACATTGTCTTGCAACAACAATATCGTGAAAGGGGCTTCACCAAATACAGTGacttaatatcatgtttgctTGTGGCTGAGCAAAATAATGAGCTACTAATGAAAAACCATGAAACTCGTCCAGTTGGTACAATCCCATTCCCAGAAGTGAATGTGGCAACATATAATGACCAAAGTGGAAGTCACGGACGTGGTCGTGGCTATCAACGTGGGCGTGGTCATGGTAgtcgtggtcgtggtcgtggtcgtggtcATGGACGTGGTCGTGGACGTGCATATGGTAAGGGGAATTATCATGGTGTTCAATTCAAAAACAAAAGAACCCATCAGAAGTTGCATGATAATGAAAAGAAATCCAATGATGAAAGAGGTAAAAAGAAAAGTGGAACCTCATCTAATGCATGCTATCGATGTGGTGGTAACAACCACTTGGCTGGTACATGTCGTACAGCCAGACACTTAGTAGAGCTTTACCAACAATCTATAAAAGACAAACAAAAAGGAATAGAGACAAATTTCACATATGAAGATGGAAATGTTGATGTCCCAAGTGGTGAAAAGGACCATACTAATGCAACTAATCTAGATTATGATGATTTCCTTATCGAACAAGCTAATTTGGATTCTGGTGATATCTTGGCTGATACAAACCAGTTGGATGCTTGCAATTTTCCCTatgtgtaa